The DNA window TCTTGTCATTATTGTTCTCCCATTGGAGAGGACGCAAATTGCTCAGCTCATCTGATCCTTTAGGATTGATATGATCGATTTCCCAACCATACTTAGAGTTACGATTTCCATACTCGTTACGCTTCATCCAAGCAGTGCACTCATCTTTTCGCCAATCCTTTGGATCATTTGGAGATGCCTCTTTTCCTTTCTCCCAAACCTTTTGTATTACATCATCAGTCCAACTCATAGGAACCTTCCTTATTTAAAAATTAATATATCAATAATACTGATATATTAATTATAACATCTTTAGGATTATTATTTTTAATATTTTTTAAATTTTTTCAAAAATTTCGTTGCAAAATTGATATATTATGTCTCATTAGCCCATAAATGGAGAAAAGCTGGGGTGATAAGCTGGATCAA is part of the Leptospira andrefontaineae genome and encodes:
- a CDS encoding HNH endonuclease signature motif containing protein, whose protein sequence is MSWTDDVIQKVWEKGKEASPNDPKDWRKDECTAWMKRNEYGNRNSKYGWEIDHINPKGSDELSNLRPLQWENNNDKSDGRLKCNIVSNGNQNVVKN